The following coding sequences lie in one Seriola aureovittata isolate HTS-2021-v1 ecotype China chromosome 5, ASM2101889v1, whole genome shotgun sequence genomic window:
- the LOC130169728 gene encoding beta-crystallin B3-like, translating to MSEQQSAPEQLAAGKSQGGAGATYKVVLFEFENFQGCKAEFSAESKDVSEKGLEKVGSVIVESGPWVGYDRHGFTGEQFILEKGEYPRWDTWTNSQNSYSLLSVRPLKVDSAEHKLHLFENPGFTGRKMEIVDDDVPSLWGHGFQDRVASVKALNGTWVGYMYPGYRGRQFIFERGDFKHWNDWEAPAPQIQSVRRVRDMQWHKRGCFTVPDPDPAPGPGPDPDPAPAPPAPPATAGAS from the exons ATGTCGGAGCAGCAGAGTGCCCCGGAGCAGCTGGCTGCTGGGAAGAGCCAGGGTGGAGCTGGAGCCACGTATAAG GTGGTGCTGTTTGAGTTTGAGAACTTCCAGGGCTGCAAGGCGGAGTTTTCTGCAGAGTCTAAAGATGTGTCAGAGAAGGGACTGGAGAAGGTCGGATCTGTGATAGTCGAGTCAGGACC CTGGGTGGGTTATGATCGACATGGGTTCACAGGGGAGCAGTTTATTCTGGAGAAGGGCGAGTATCCACGCTGGGACACCTGGACCAACAGTCAGAACAGCTACTCCCTCTTGTCTGTAAGGCCACTCAAAGTG GACAGCGCTGAGCACAAGCTACACCTGTTCGAGAACCCTGGATTTACAGGTAGAAAGATGGAGAtcgttgatgatgatgttccCAGTTTGTGGGGCCATGGTTTTCAGGATCGTGTAGCAAGTGTCAAGGCTCTTAACGGAAC ATGGGTCGGCTACATGTACCCAGGCTACAGAGGCCGCCAGTTTATCTTCGAGCGAGGAGATTTCAAGCACTGGAATGACTGGGAGGCCCCTGCGCCCCAGATCCAGTCTGTCCGACGTGTGCGGGACATGCAGTGGCACAAGAGGGGCTGTTTCACCGTTCCTGACCCAGATCCAGCTCCCGGCCCCGGCCCCGACCCCGACCCCGCCCCAGCACCTCCTGCCCCCCCTGCAACAGCTGGAGCCAGCTGA
- the si:ch73-138n13.1 gene encoding trichohyalin isoform X1, with protein sequence MAAQVEVQTGEVGRTVAGGRLHLSPLTDSSNKSPIEIPSINQSHIITPEPNKPVPGPKPRLTPKPFAVDKNPTIKPILAPKPQTKPRPESTRLAGYKPELPSSPKPQQPVATLKPRPVSTNPNRPSPTSFKTSNKLNTGQTTKPVVQPFKPAPPLDPGDPSKPTPPVPAERQKPGASSLGYSKSLKKAPAAEWSGTTKKEDDKDKMTSSTGGASITRAKSMGFLLEVGQEEEEKEKAKPETAVPLRPQPRGSRPRPVSAIFLDSPTKTEAPVPAPRWVARRPLSADLTSKFESIGLSLHYKSPKTNSKENTPEDMPLPQKKEQEKTPKSTTSQSTDGVTERALSDQSNKKTEEMTAKEIDEDKRGVSIKSRISLLLDSSSTPGTVAPGQGSDLHSPVQLVPENEPAVDVKQLIKQLTEDTPPTQSPVMKPALKPRPLPLDLTKRFSSERSPDLGSVSLIETTDHHEISKDPQRRNEELALTPSDHRTFVDLKDSQEQLQKASTPEGPEGGQTFGATTKESCASGEVQTVRASLFENVVERHSVLMVDEAKPVNKPKDSLSSPSVKRGNSEDEGTLVTATYKEPLSPSSPMRVLHAFDTVQAIEENRAVSENVPSAQWEDKAMTLRSRRSEGSRPVAERTGSAQAEPALVAPEQQPRYLRVGALQKWNNTGIDQDAGVEKGMLKEPQREGQVAVDEDRQREQEQEEVAAAPKRLKMLQPEDQQKPRATYFALTGQIQEPSSPVDAGANMRDMTVPFDNFTVRSALGGSQGKILPVRRNPSLEEAFGKTSQDQIEELMMGSHMPHREISSALDGQATEEMMEVEKKKELRKETEKHKAKIKELEKQRQLEMEKAHLEFARMKERDLQREFERQRQIAFDKEKQEFEKKQRALERQKQIELEKQKQHELEREKQRELEREKQRQLEKEKRRELDRQREIERAQVREQEKEREREQERQRQREEERQRELDKERQLLEIQKEKRKMEALERIKELERQQLLEFQKQKQREMERQQIIELEKQRLREKMEREEAEKIKQMALEHEMLRLKEIDRERERQKEMEKELQKEMEREKQRELERQRQLDIERQELENQRLRQRELEKERQRKEEMERRRLLELEKQRQAERQQILEFEKRRLSEKIEREEAEKMRQIAKQQEAERQRLKEKQERARLEASSLRPKVVDLDSVLRNDPFPKAASQRSDPATRWKEPSLRAEESYKPAILDIDAFSSQTQLSSSKDLFPVPSIQGVDTGFGARSQSTPERDISWKVPPQSSVGFSSPVWTTSPQDPWELRPVEMSVDTAVAEPRKHSNKVSPEQLLLRQEERFLAPQGRWSALLDEPLHLAPFPGTESKAGGSPGGVSSITPAEPIWFPREPQPPESRIEARSHRRSQGSQELNRMRSRSVSRRSTPSSSAVEGSLSRMRSRSAHRERDRHSWVQQKQSVSGEEEGNDSETPVRETDSQYGTWETGLRTDDSLTPATPSSESNISPSPRKKTPPYTPGDRASQFETDTLDGLVSPSSSDSQPLSFPDAPTTLLDTSALRSRAQLGKKRAPRSRPSRAARQSAALLEGEGGTTEDWLYRDSTEAKVESKDDDSDSEEQARGADAHPAVASPPQRVALFPGMDPSALKAQLKKRGDSDNQTDGPTPSPSQLSRSPKSPFLPRAARVLPPPGGKENGEEDSPQWLKELKSKKRLSQYESES encoded by the exons ATGGCTGCTCAGGTGGAGGTTCAGACTGGGGAGGTGGGGAGGACGGTGGCGGGAGGACGACTTCACCTGAGTCCCCTGACTGACTCCAGCAATAAGAGCCCCATCGAGATCCCTTCCATCAACCAGTCCCATATCATCACTCCAGAGCCAAACAAACCTGTCCCAGGACCAAAGCCACGGCTCACTCCTAAACCTTTTGCTGTGGATAAAAACCCCACCATTAAGCCCATACTTGCCCCTAAGCCCCAAACCAAGCCCCGGCCAGAGTCCACACGCCTTGCTGGATACAAACCAGAGCTTCCAAGCAGTCCAAAACCACAGCAACCAGTTGCCACTCTTAAACCCAGGCCAGTGTCAACCAATCCCAATCGTCCTTCCCCAACCTCCTTTAAAACTTCTAATAAGTTGAACACGGGACAAACAACCAAGCCAGTAGTACAGCCATTTAAACCAGCCCCTCCGCTTGACCCTGGAGACCCCAGCAAACCCACTCCTCCTGTGccagcagagaggcagaaacctGGTGCATCAAGCTTGGGCTATTCCAAGAGCCTTAAAAAAGCCCCAGCTGCAGAGTGGTCTGGAACTACTAAAAAGGAAGATGACAAGGACAAAATGACATCCAGCACAGGTGGGGCCTCCATTACCAGAGCAAAGTCCATGGGTTTTCTTTTAGAGGTGgggcaggaggaagaagaaaaggaaaaagctaAGCCTGAGACAGCTGTGCCACTGCGACCCCAGCCCAGAGGCTCTAGGCCTAGACCTGTATCAGCCATTTTCCTTGACAGCCCAACTAAGACAGAGGCACCAGTTCCTGCCCCTCGCTGGGTCGCGAGACGGCCGCTTTCAGCTGATCTCACATCCAAGTTTGAGTCTATCGGTCTTTCACTGCACTATAAAAGTCCTAAAACAAACAGTAAGGAGAACACTCCAGAGGACATGCCATTGCCACAGAagaaagaacaagagaaaaCCCCTAAGAGTACTACATCACAAAGTACAGATGGTGTAACTGAGCGTGCCCTGTCAGACCAAAGcaacaaaaagacagaggaaatgacTGCGAAAGAGATTGATGAGGATAAGCGTGGGGTTAGCATCAAGTCACGAATCAGTCTTCTCCTGGATTCGTCCTCCACTCCTGGGACTGTTGCCCCAGGCCAAGGATCAGATCTTCACTCTCCGGTGCAGCTGGTCCCTGAAAATGAACCAGCAGTTGATGTTAAACAGCTCATCAAGCAGCTGACAGAGGACACACCACCAACTCAGAGTCCCGTCATGAAACCAGCACTCAAGCCCCGCCCCTTGCCCCTGGACCTGACAAAAAG GTTTTCATCCGAGAGGTCACCCGACCTTGGCAGTGTTTCCCTCATTGAGACAACAGACCACCATGAGATCAGCAAAGATCCTCAGAGGAGG aatGAAGAGTTAGCTCTTACCCCCAGTGACCACCGGACATTTGTGGATTTAAAAGATTCCCAAGAGCAGCTCCAAAAGGCCTCCACCCCTGAAGGGCCTGAGGGAGGGCAGACATTTGGCGCCACTACCAAGGAAAGTTGTGCCAGTGGTGAAGTACAGACAGTGCGAGCatctttgtttgaaaatgttgtgGAGAGGCACAGTGTGCTGATGGTGGATGAGGCCAAGCCTGTAAACAAGCCCAAGGATTCGCTCAGCAGCCCATCAGTTAAGAGAGGAAATAGCGAGGATGAGGGAACTCTGGTCACTGCCACCTACAAAGAACCTTTATCTCCATCCAGTCCCATGCGGGTGTTACATGCCTTTGACACAGTGCAGGCAATCGAAGAGAACAGGGCAGTGAGTGAGAACGTCCCATCAGCTCAGTGGGAAGATAAGGCCATGACACTACGCTCCAGGCGCTCAGAAGGGAGCAGGCCGGTGGCAGAAAGGACTGGTTCAGCACAAGCAGAACCAGCTTTGGTGGCACCAGAACAGCAGCCACGATATCTGAGAGTTGGAGCTTTGCAGAAGTGGAACAATACAGGCATTGACCAAGATGCAGGTGTGGAGAAAGGGATGCTAAAGGAGCCACAAAGGGAAGGACAGGTGGCTGTAGATGAAGACAGGCAAAGAGAGcaagagcaggaggaagtggCTGCAGCACCTAAACGTTTGAAAATGCTGCAGCCAGAAGACCAGCAGAAACCAAGGGCAACCTACTTTGCTTTGACCGGACAAATACAAGAGCCATCCTCTCCTGTAGATGCAGGAGCAAATATGAGGGACATGACTGTGCCCTTTGATAATTTTACTGTAAGGTCTGCACTGGGAGGCTCCCAAGGGAAGATTCTTCCAGTTAGGAGGAATCCATCATTGGAGGAAGCTTTTGGAAAAACTTCTCAAGATCAAATTGAGGAGCTGATGATGGGGAGCCACATGCCACACAGGGAGATTAGCTCAGCGTTGGATGGACAGGCGACAGAGGAAATGATGGaggttgaaaagaaaaaagaacttagaaaggagacagaaaaacacaaagcaaaaataaaagagcttgaaaaacaaagacagcttGAAATGGAAAAAGCACATTTAGAATTTGCACGAATGAAGGAGAGAGATTTGCAAAGAGAATTTGAAAGGCAAAGACAGATAGCCTTTGACAAGGAGAAACAAGAGTTTGAGAAGAAACAACGTGCACTGGAAAGGCAGAAACAAATAGAACTcgaaaaacagaaacagcatgaattggagagagagaaacaaagagaactGGAAAGAGAAAAGCAACGGCAActtgagaaagaaaaacgaCGAGAATtggatagacagagagagattgaaAGAGCGCAAGTGCGAGAgcaggaaaaggagagagagcgtGAACAGGAGAGGCAAAgacaaagggaggaagagaggcagagagagctggaCAAGGagagacagctgctggaaatCCAAAAGGAGAAACGGAAAATGGAGGCATTGGAAAGGATTAAAGAGTTAGAGAGACAGCAGCTCTTAGAgtttcaaaaacagaaacagagagaaatggagaggcAGCAGATAATTGAGCTGGAGAAGCAGAGACTTagagagaagatggagagagaggaggctgagaaaataaaacagatggcACTAGAACATGAAATGTTAAGACTAAAAGAGATTGACAGGGAAAGGGAAAGACaaaaggagatggagaaggagcttcagaaagagatggagagggaaaagcagagagagctggagagacagagacaactaGATATCGAGAGACAGGAATTAGAAAACCAGAGGCTGAGACAACGAGAACTTGAGAAGGaaaggcagaggaaggaggagatggagcGAAGACGGCTCTTGGAGCTTGAAAAGCAAAGGCAAGCAGAGAGACAGCAAATTTTGGAGTTTGAGAAACGCAGACTGAGTGAGAAGATtgaaagagaggaggcagagaaaatgagacaaataGCCAAACAGCAAGAAGCAGAGAGGCAGCGACTaaaagagaagcaggagaggGCGAGGTTGGAGGCATCATCTCTTAGGCCTAAAGTGGTGGATCTGGACTCTGTGCTCAGAAATGACCCATTTCCCAAGGCTGCTTCTCAGCGCAGTGACCCCGCAACACGATGGAAGGAGCCGTCTCTGAGAGCTGAAGAGTCTTACAAACCTGCCATCCTTGACATTGACGCTTTCTCATCCCAAACCCAGCTCTCCTCCAGTAAAGACTTGTTTCCTGTTCCTAGTATTCAGGGAGTAGACACTGGGTTTGGAGCTAGGTCACAGTCTACACCCGAGAGAGATATTAGCTGGAAGGTGCCACCACAGTCTTCAGTAGGTTTCTCAAGCCCAGTATGGACAACATCTCCTCAGGACCCGTGGGAGCTGCGGCCTGTTGAGATGTCTGTGGACACCGCTGTAGCTGAACCCAGAAAACATTCCAACAAAGTCAGTCCAGAGCAACTCCTCCTCAGGCAGGAGGAACGGTTCCTGGCTCCACAGGGGCGCTGGTCTGCCCTGCTGGACGAGCCACTTCACTTGGCCCCTTTTCCCGGCACAGAATCCAAAGCTGGTGGCTCTCCTGGTGGAGTCTCCAGCATCACTCCTGCAGAGCCAATCTGGTTCCCCAGAGAGCCACAGCCTCCGGAAAGCAGGATAGAGGCCCGAAGCCACAGGCGATCACAGGGATCCCAG GAGTTGAACAGGATGCGGTCTCGCAGTGTGTCACGGCGATCAACTCCTTCAAGCAGTGCTGTGGAGGGCAGCCTTTCCAGGATGCGGAGTCGCAGCGCCCACAGAGAGCGGGACCGCCACAGCTGG gtgcagcagaaacaaagtGTCAGTGGTGAAGAGGAGGGGAATGATTCAGAAACTCCGGTCCGTGAGACTGACAGTCAGTACGGGACCTGGGAGACAGGACTGCGCACTGATGACAG CCTCACTCCTGCCACTCCCAGCTCAGAGAGCAACATCAGCCCTTCACCAAGGAAGAAAACTCCCCCATACACGCCAGGTGATCGTGCTTCACAGTTTGAAACTGACACTCTGGACGGCCTCGTTTCCCCATCCTCATCTGACAGCCAGCCACTCTCTTTCCCTGAT GCTCCGACCACTCTGTTAGACACCAGCGCTCTCCGCTCCAGAGCCCAGCTGGGGAAGAAACGAGCGCCACGGTCACGACCCAGCAGAGCCGCCCGTCAGAGTGCTGCGCTGctagagggagagggaggaaccACTGAGGACTGGCTTTACCGAGACTCCACAG AGGCAAAGGTTGAGAGTAAAGACGATGACTCAGACTCTGAGGAGCAGGCCAGAGGAGCTGACGCCCATCCTGCTGTTGCCTCTCCACCACAGAGGGTCGCCCTGTTCCCTGGGATGGACCCTTCAGCTTTAAAG GCCCAGCTGAAAAAGAGGGGTGACTCTGACAATCAAACTGATGGACctactccctctccctcccagcTTTCTCGCTCACCTAAGTCCCCCTTCCTTCCCCGGGCAGCCCGTGTACTGCCCCCACCTGGTGGGAAAGAAAATGG TGAGGAGGACTCACCCCAGTGGTTGAAAGAGCTGAAGTCCAAGAAGCGTTTGAGTCAATATGAAAGTGAGAGCTAA
- the si:ch73-138n13.1 gene encoding calponin homology domain-containing protein DDB_G0272472 isoform X2, translating into MAAQVEVQTGEVGRTVAGGRLHLSPLTDSSNKSPIEIPSINQSHIITPEPNKPVPGPKPRLTPKPFAVDKNPTIKPILAPKPQTKPRPESTRLAGYKPELPSSPKPQQPVATLKPRPVSTNPNRPSPTSFKTSNKLNTGQTTKPVVQPFKPAPPLDPGDPSKPTPPVPAERQKPGASSLGYSKSLKKAPAAEWSGTTKKEDDKDKMTSSTGGASITRAKSMGFLLEVGQEEEEKEKAKPETAVPLRPQPRGSRPRPVSAIFLDSPTKTEAPVPAPRWVARRPLSADLTSKFESIGLSLHYKSPKTNSKENTPEDMPLPQKKEQEKTPKSTTSQSTDGVTERALSDQSNKKTEEMTAKEIDEDKRGVSIKSRISLLLDSSSTPGTVAPGQGSDLHSPVQLVPENEPAVDVKQLIKQLTEDTPPTQSPVMKPALKPRPLPLDLTKRFSSERSPDLGSVSLIETTDHHEISKDPQRRNEELALTPSDHRTFVDLKDSQEQLQKASTPEGPEGGQTFGATTKESCASGEVQTVRASLFENVVERHSVLMVDEAKPVNKPKDSLSSPSVKRGNSEDEGTLVTATYKEPLSPSSPMRVLHAFDTVQAIEENRAVSENVPSAQWEDKAMTLRSRRSEGSRPVAERTGSAQAEPALVAPEQQPRYLRVGALQKWNNTGIDQDAGVEKGMLKEPQREGQVAVDEDRQREQEQEEVAAAPKRLKMLQPEDQQKPRATYFALTGQIQEPSSPVDAGANMRDMTVPFDNFTVRSALGGSQGKILPVRRNPSLEEAFGKTSQDQIEELMMGSHMPHREISSALDGQATEEMMEVEKKKELRKETEKHKAKIKELEKQRQLEMEKAHLEFARMKERDLQREFERQRQIAFDKEKQEFEKKQRALERQKQIELEKQKQHELEREKQRELEREKQRQLEKEKRRELDRQREIERAQVREQEKEREREQERQRQREEERQRELDKERQLLEIQKEKRKMEALERIKELERQQLLEFQKQKQREMERQQIIELEKQRLREKMEREEAEKIKQMALEHEMLRLKEIDRERERQKEMEKELQKEMEREKQRELERQRQLDIERQELENQRLRQRELEKERQRKEEMERRRLLELEKQRQAERQQILEFEKRRLSEKIEREEAEKMRQIAKQQEAERQRLKEKQERARLEASSLRPKVVDLDSVLRNDPFPKAASQRSDPATRWKEPSLRAEESYKPAILDIDAFSSQTQLSSSKDLFPVPSIQGVDTGFGARSQSTPERDISWKVPPQSSVGFSSPVWTTSPQDPWELRPVEMSVDTAVAEPRKHSNKVSPEQLLLRQEERFLAPQGRWSALLDEPLHLAPFPGTESKAGGSPGGVSSITPAEPIWFPREPQPPESRIEARSHRRSQGSQELNRMRSRSVSRRSTPSSSAVEGSLSRMRSRSAHRERDRHSWLLYNGASLQHVPAKGMFLFYADQVRVCSGSVEVA; encoded by the exons ATGGCTGCTCAGGTGGAGGTTCAGACTGGGGAGGTGGGGAGGACGGTGGCGGGAGGACGACTTCACCTGAGTCCCCTGACTGACTCCAGCAATAAGAGCCCCATCGAGATCCCTTCCATCAACCAGTCCCATATCATCACTCCAGAGCCAAACAAACCTGTCCCAGGACCAAAGCCACGGCTCACTCCTAAACCTTTTGCTGTGGATAAAAACCCCACCATTAAGCCCATACTTGCCCCTAAGCCCCAAACCAAGCCCCGGCCAGAGTCCACACGCCTTGCTGGATACAAACCAGAGCTTCCAAGCAGTCCAAAACCACAGCAACCAGTTGCCACTCTTAAACCCAGGCCAGTGTCAACCAATCCCAATCGTCCTTCCCCAACCTCCTTTAAAACTTCTAATAAGTTGAACACGGGACAAACAACCAAGCCAGTAGTACAGCCATTTAAACCAGCCCCTCCGCTTGACCCTGGAGACCCCAGCAAACCCACTCCTCCTGTGccagcagagaggcagaaacctGGTGCATCAAGCTTGGGCTATTCCAAGAGCCTTAAAAAAGCCCCAGCTGCAGAGTGGTCTGGAACTACTAAAAAGGAAGATGACAAGGACAAAATGACATCCAGCACAGGTGGGGCCTCCATTACCAGAGCAAAGTCCATGGGTTTTCTTTTAGAGGTGgggcaggaggaagaagaaaaggaaaaagctaAGCCTGAGACAGCTGTGCCACTGCGACCCCAGCCCAGAGGCTCTAGGCCTAGACCTGTATCAGCCATTTTCCTTGACAGCCCAACTAAGACAGAGGCACCAGTTCCTGCCCCTCGCTGGGTCGCGAGACGGCCGCTTTCAGCTGATCTCACATCCAAGTTTGAGTCTATCGGTCTTTCACTGCACTATAAAAGTCCTAAAACAAACAGTAAGGAGAACACTCCAGAGGACATGCCATTGCCACAGAagaaagaacaagagaaaaCCCCTAAGAGTACTACATCACAAAGTACAGATGGTGTAACTGAGCGTGCCCTGTCAGACCAAAGcaacaaaaagacagaggaaatgacTGCGAAAGAGATTGATGAGGATAAGCGTGGGGTTAGCATCAAGTCACGAATCAGTCTTCTCCTGGATTCGTCCTCCACTCCTGGGACTGTTGCCCCAGGCCAAGGATCAGATCTTCACTCTCCGGTGCAGCTGGTCCCTGAAAATGAACCAGCAGTTGATGTTAAACAGCTCATCAAGCAGCTGACAGAGGACACACCACCAACTCAGAGTCCCGTCATGAAACCAGCACTCAAGCCCCGCCCCTTGCCCCTGGACCTGACAAAAAG GTTTTCATCCGAGAGGTCACCCGACCTTGGCAGTGTTTCCCTCATTGAGACAACAGACCACCATGAGATCAGCAAAGATCCTCAGAGGAGG aatGAAGAGTTAGCTCTTACCCCCAGTGACCACCGGACATTTGTGGATTTAAAAGATTCCCAAGAGCAGCTCCAAAAGGCCTCCACCCCTGAAGGGCCTGAGGGAGGGCAGACATTTGGCGCCACTACCAAGGAAAGTTGTGCCAGTGGTGAAGTACAGACAGTGCGAGCatctttgtttgaaaatgttgtgGAGAGGCACAGTGTGCTGATGGTGGATGAGGCCAAGCCTGTAAACAAGCCCAAGGATTCGCTCAGCAGCCCATCAGTTAAGAGAGGAAATAGCGAGGATGAGGGAACTCTGGTCACTGCCACCTACAAAGAACCTTTATCTCCATCCAGTCCCATGCGGGTGTTACATGCCTTTGACACAGTGCAGGCAATCGAAGAGAACAGGGCAGTGAGTGAGAACGTCCCATCAGCTCAGTGGGAAGATAAGGCCATGACACTACGCTCCAGGCGCTCAGAAGGGAGCAGGCCGGTGGCAGAAAGGACTGGTTCAGCACAAGCAGAACCAGCTTTGGTGGCACCAGAACAGCAGCCACGATATCTGAGAGTTGGAGCTTTGCAGAAGTGGAACAATACAGGCATTGACCAAGATGCAGGTGTGGAGAAAGGGATGCTAAAGGAGCCACAAAGGGAAGGACAGGTGGCTGTAGATGAAGACAGGCAAAGAGAGcaagagcaggaggaagtggCTGCAGCACCTAAACGTTTGAAAATGCTGCAGCCAGAAGACCAGCAGAAACCAAGGGCAACCTACTTTGCTTTGACCGGACAAATACAAGAGCCATCCTCTCCTGTAGATGCAGGAGCAAATATGAGGGACATGACTGTGCCCTTTGATAATTTTACTGTAAGGTCTGCACTGGGAGGCTCCCAAGGGAAGATTCTTCCAGTTAGGAGGAATCCATCATTGGAGGAAGCTTTTGGAAAAACTTCTCAAGATCAAATTGAGGAGCTGATGATGGGGAGCCACATGCCACACAGGGAGATTAGCTCAGCGTTGGATGGACAGGCGACAGAGGAAATGATGGaggttgaaaagaaaaaagaacttagaaaggagacagaaaaacacaaagcaaaaataaaagagcttgaaaaacaaagacagcttGAAATGGAAAAAGCACATTTAGAATTTGCACGAATGAAGGAGAGAGATTTGCAAAGAGAATTTGAAAGGCAAAGACAGATAGCCTTTGACAAGGAGAAACAAGAGTTTGAGAAGAAACAACGTGCACTGGAAAGGCAGAAACAAATAGAACTcgaaaaacagaaacagcatgaattggagagagagaaacaaagagaactGGAAAGAGAAAAGCAACGGCAActtgagaaagaaaaacgaCGAGAATtggatagacagagagagattgaaAGAGCGCAAGTGCGAGAgcaggaaaaggagagagagcgtGAACAGGAGAGGCAAAgacaaagggaggaagagaggcagagagagctggaCAAGGagagacagctgctggaaatCCAAAAGGAGAAACGGAAAATGGAGGCATTGGAAAGGATTAAAGAGTTAGAGAGACAGCAGCTCTTAGAgtttcaaaaacagaaacagagagaaatggagaggcAGCAGATAATTGAGCTGGAGAAGCAGAGACTTagagagaagatggagagagaggaggctgagaaaataaaacagatggcACTAGAACATGAAATGTTAAGACTAAAAGAGATTGACAGGGAAAGGGAAAGACaaaaggagatggagaaggagcttcagaaagagatggagagggaaaagcagagagagctggagagacagagacaactaGATATCGAGAGACAGGAATTAGAAAACCAGAGGCTGAGACAACGAGAACTTGAGAAGGaaaggcagaggaaggaggagatggagcGAAGACGGCTCTTGGAGCTTGAAAAGCAAAGGCAAGCAGAGAGACAGCAAATTTTGGAGTTTGAGAAACGCAGACTGAGTGAGAAGATtgaaagagaggaggcagagaaaatgagacaaataGCCAAACAGCAAGAAGCAGAGAGGCAGCGACTaaaagagaagcaggagaggGCGAGGTTGGAGGCATCATCTCTTAGGCCTAAAGTGGTGGATCTGGACTCTGTGCTCAGAAATGACCCATTTCCCAAGGCTGCTTCTCAGCGCAGTGACCCCGCAACACGATGGAAGGAGCCGTCTCTGAGAGCTGAAGAGTCTTACAAACCTGCCATCCTTGACATTGACGCTTTCTCATCCCAAACCCAGCTCTCCTCCAGTAAAGACTTGTTTCCTGTTCCTAGTATTCAGGGAGTAGACACTGGGTTTGGAGCTAGGTCACAGTCTACACCCGAGAGAGATATTAGCTGGAAGGTGCCACCACAGTCTTCAGTAGGTTTCTCAAGCCCAGTATGGACAACATCTCCTCAGGACCCGTGGGAGCTGCGGCCTGTTGAGATGTCTGTGGACACCGCTGTAGCTGAACCCAGAAAACATTCCAACAAAGTCAGTCCAGAGCAACTCCTCCTCAGGCAGGAGGAACGGTTCCTGGCTCCACAGGGGCGCTGGTCTGCCCTGCTGGACGAGCCACTTCACTTGGCCCCTTTTCCCGGCACAGAATCCAAAGCTGGTGGCTCTCCTGGTGGAGTCTCCAGCATCACTCCTGCAGAGCCAATCTGGTTCCCCAGAGAGCCACAGCCTCCGGAAAGCAGGATAGAGGCCCGAAGCCACAGGCGATCACAGGGATCCCAG GAGTTGAACAGGATGCGGTCTCGCAGTGTGTCACGGCGATCAACTCCTTCAAGCAGTGCTGTGGAGGGCAGCCTTTCCAGGATGCGGAGTCGCAGCGCCCACAGAGAGCGGGACCGCCACAGCTGG ctactGTATAATGGCGCCTCTCTTCAACATGTTCCAGCAAAGGGAATGTTCCTCTTCTATGCTGATCAGGTGAGGGTGTGTTCTGGGAGTGTTGAGGTTGcgtaa